A single Nycticebus coucang isolate mNycCou1 chromosome 16, mNycCou1.pri, whole genome shotgun sequence DNA region contains:
- the TMEM44 gene encoding transmembrane protein 44 isoform X3: MSVSFLASHPTLCTVPGSRSPRDPPFPGVSAAQRLLYLRCAKKSGQGQSALCAACCLLTSLCNTIGAILARQLTIQVFTGAYLAAIDLLNFIFILFPVCGPEVKSSSDRGARDRKRRQRLRASVFALALPLSLGPCWVLWATVPKASVPVRGAQRRLLASLLQENTELLGYLLGSIAAVGSWASQIPPLSRICQGKTFSSIHLWTRLLSALAGLLYASAIVAHDRRPEYLLRAIPWFLTSLGRAALDLAIIFLSCVLKSKIRRALGFVAEAKESPDTQALLTCAEKEEENQEVQNKDKNSEWVPLTTMSHRKSLKTMAAISRYMELTIEPVQQAGCSATRLPGDGQTTIGDAALQEPPSYPPVQVIRARVSSSSSSEVSSINSDLEFLRVTLEQHPFSKSIWNVSGGCQGLSHWWPWPLTRAWGCWFMPRRLSLLHTVISPLRPSPSDLRMFLK, from the exons ATGTCCGTCTCTTTCCTGGCTTCCCACCCAACCCTCTGCACTGTCCCTGGGTCGCGATCGCCTCGGGATCCCCCGTTCCCAGGGGTTTCAGCCGCGCAACG GCTTCTCTATCTGAGATGTGCAAAGAAGTCTGGACAGGGCCAGTCGGCACTGTGTGCTGCGTGCTGCCTCCTGACCAGTCTGTGCAACACCATCGGGGCTATTCTAGCCAGACAGCTCACCATCCAG GTTTTCACTGGTGCCTACTTAGCCGCCATTGACTTGCTGAACTTTATATTCATTCTATTCCCAGTCTGTGGACCCGAAGTCAAGTCCAGTTCAG ATCGTGGTGCCCGAGACAGGAAGAGGAGGCAGCGGCTCAGGGCCAGTGTATTTGCCCTGGCCCTGCCACTGAGCCTGGGCCCATGCTGGGTTCTCTGGGCCACTGTCCCAAAGGCTTCAGTGCCCGTCCGGGGGGCACAGAGGAGATTGCTGGCGAGCCTGCTACAG GAAAATACTGAACTCCTTGGCTACCTGCTGGGCAGCATCGCTGCCGTGGGCTCCTGGGCTTCCCAGATCCCCCCACTCTCCAGAATC TGCCAGGGGAAGACGTTTTCCTCCATCCACCTGTGGACCCGGCTTCTGTCGGCCTTGGCTGGCCTCCTCTACGCCTCGGCCATTGTGGCCCATGACCGGCGGCCCGAGTACCTGCTGCGGGCCATACCCTGGTTCCTGACCTCCCTCGGCCGAGCTGCGCTGGACCTTGCC ATCATTTTCCTTTCGTGTGTGTTGAAAAGCAAGATAAGACGGGCCTTGGGATTTGTCGCTGAAGCCAAAGAGAGCCCTGACACCCAAGCCCTTTTGACCTgtgcagagaaagaggaagaaaaccaGGAGGTGCAGAACAAGGACAAG AATTCAGAGTGGGTGCCTCTCACCACAATGTCGCACCGCAAGTCGCTGAAGACAATGGCAGCAATCAGTCGCTACATGGAGCTGACCATTGAGCCCGTGCAGCAG GCAGGCTGCAGTGCCACCAGGCTGCCCGGTGACGGACAGACGACCATTGGAGATGCAGCCCTGCAGGAGCCCCCCTCTTACCCACCTGTTCAGGTCATCCGGGCCCGAGTGTCTTCCAGCAGCTCCTCCGAAGTCTCCTCCATCAACTCTGACCTGGAG TTCCTCAGAGTCACATTGGAACAGCAtcctttctccaaatccatctggAACGTGAGTGGTGGCTGCCAAGGCCTTTCCCACTGGTGGCCCTGGCCTTTGACAAGAGCTTGGGGATGCTGGTTTATGCCACGCCGCCTGTCACTTTTACACACCGTGATTTCTCCTTTGAGGCCCTCTCCTTCTGATCTGAGGATGTTTCTAAAGTGA
- the TMEM44 gene encoding transmembrane protein 44 isoform X6: MGEAPSPAPALWDWDYLNRCFARHRVCISFGLWICASSCWIAAHALLLYLRCAKKSGQGQSALCAACCLLTSLCNTIGAILARQLTIQVFTGAYLAAIDLLNFIFILFPVCGPEVKSSSDRGARDRKRRQRLRASVFALALPLSLGPCWVLWATVPKASVPVRGAQRRLLASLLQENTELLGYLLGSIAAVGSWASQIPPLSRICQGKTFSSIHLWTRLLSALAGLLYASAIVAHDRRPEYLLRAIPWFLTSLGRAALDLAIIFLSCVLKSKIRRALGFVAEAKESPDTQALLTCAEKEEENQEVQNKDKNSEWVPLTTMSHRKSLKTMAAISRYMELTIEPVQQAGCSATRLPGDGQTTIGDAALQEPPSYPPVQVIRARVSSSSSSEVSSINSDLEWDPEDVNLEKTQSQHGDAWIPDARGFFETSRLDL, from the exons ATGGGAGAGGCGCCCAGCCCCGCGCCCGCGCTCTGGGACTGGGACTACCTGAACCGCTGCTTCGCCCGCCACCGCGTCTGCATCTCCTTTGGCCTGTGGATCTGCGCCTCCTCCTGCTGGATCGCCGCCCACGCGCT GCTTCTCTATCTGAGATGTGCAAAGAAGTCTGGACAGGGCCAGTCGGCACTGTGTGCTGCGTGCTGCCTCCTGACCAGTCTGTGCAACACCATCGGGGCTATTCTAGCCAGACAGCTCACCATCCAG GTTTTCACTGGTGCCTACTTAGCCGCCATTGACTTGCTGAACTTTATATTCATTCTATTCCCAGTCTGTGGACCCGAAGTCAAGTCCAGTTCAG ATCGTGGTGCCCGAGACAGGAAGAGGAGGCAGCGGCTCAGGGCCAGTGTATTTGCCCTGGCCCTGCCACTGAGCCTGGGCCCATGCTGGGTTCTCTGGGCCACTGTCCCAAAGGCTTCAGTGCCCGTCCGGGGGGCACAGAGGAGATTGCTGGCGAGCCTGCTACAG GAAAATACTGAACTCCTTGGCTACCTGCTGGGCAGCATCGCTGCCGTGGGCTCCTGGGCTTCCCAGATCCCCCCACTCTCCAGAATC TGCCAGGGGAAGACGTTTTCCTCCATCCACCTGTGGACCCGGCTTCTGTCGGCCTTGGCTGGCCTCCTCTACGCCTCGGCCATTGTGGCCCATGACCGGCGGCCCGAGTACCTGCTGCGGGCCATACCCTGGTTCCTGACCTCCCTCGGCCGAGCTGCGCTGGACCTTGCC ATCATTTTCCTTTCGTGTGTGTTGAAAAGCAAGATAAGACGGGCCTTGGGATTTGTCGCTGAAGCCAAAGAGAGCCCTGACACCCAAGCCCTTTTGACCTgtgcagagaaagaggaagaaaaccaGGAGGTGCAGAACAAGGACAAG AATTCAGAGTGGGTGCCTCTCACCACAATGTCGCACCGCAAGTCGCTGAAGACAATGGCAGCAATCAGTCGCTACATGGAGCTGACCATTGAGCCCGTGCAGCAG GCAGGCTGCAGTGCCACCAGGCTGCCCGGTGACGGACAGACGACCATTGGAGATGCAGCCCTGCAGGAGCCCCCCTCTTACCCACCTGTTCAGGTCATCCGGGCCCGAGTGTCTTCCAGCAGCTCCTCCGAAGTCTCCTCCATCAACTCTGACCTGGAG TGGGACCCTGAAGATGTGAACCTTGAAAAGACACAAAGCCAGCATGGAGATGCGTGGATCCCAGATGCAAGGGGTTTCTTTGAGACCAGCAGACTTGACCTCTGA
- the TMEM44 gene encoding transmembrane protein 44 isoform X4 → MGEAPSPAPALWDWDYLNRCFARHRVCISFGLWICASSCWIAAHALLLYLRCAKKSGQGQSALCAACCLLTSLCNTIGAILARQLTIQVFTGAYLAAIDLLNFIFILFPVCGPEVKSSSDRGARDRKRRQRLRASVFALALPLSLGPCWVLWATVPKASVPVRGAQRRLLASLLQENTELLGYLLGSIAAVGSWASQIPPLSRICQGKTFSSIHLWTRLLSALAGLLYASAIVAHDRRPEYLLRAIPWFLTSLGRAALDLAIIFLSCVLKSKIRRALGFVAEAKESPDTQALLTCAEKEEENQEVQNKDKNSEWVPLTTMSHRKSLKTMAAISRYMELTIEPVQQAGCSATRLPGDGQTTIGDAALQEPPSYPPVQVIRARVSSSSSSEVSSINSDLEQKYWEALNSEQWDPEDVNLEKTQSQHGDAWIPDARGFFETSRLDL, encoded by the exons ATGGGAGAGGCGCCCAGCCCCGCGCCCGCGCTCTGGGACTGGGACTACCTGAACCGCTGCTTCGCCCGCCACCGCGTCTGCATCTCCTTTGGCCTGTGGATCTGCGCCTCCTCCTGCTGGATCGCCGCCCACGCGCT GCTTCTCTATCTGAGATGTGCAAAGAAGTCTGGACAGGGCCAGTCGGCACTGTGTGCTGCGTGCTGCCTCCTGACCAGTCTGTGCAACACCATCGGGGCTATTCTAGCCAGACAGCTCACCATCCAG GTTTTCACTGGTGCCTACTTAGCCGCCATTGACTTGCTGAACTTTATATTCATTCTATTCCCAGTCTGTGGACCCGAAGTCAAGTCCAGTTCAG ATCGTGGTGCCCGAGACAGGAAGAGGAGGCAGCGGCTCAGGGCCAGTGTATTTGCCCTGGCCCTGCCACTGAGCCTGGGCCCATGCTGGGTTCTCTGGGCCACTGTCCCAAAGGCTTCAGTGCCCGTCCGGGGGGCACAGAGGAGATTGCTGGCGAGCCTGCTACAG GAAAATACTGAACTCCTTGGCTACCTGCTGGGCAGCATCGCTGCCGTGGGCTCCTGGGCTTCCCAGATCCCCCCACTCTCCAGAATC TGCCAGGGGAAGACGTTTTCCTCCATCCACCTGTGGACCCGGCTTCTGTCGGCCTTGGCTGGCCTCCTCTACGCCTCGGCCATTGTGGCCCATGACCGGCGGCCCGAGTACCTGCTGCGGGCCATACCCTGGTTCCTGACCTCCCTCGGCCGAGCTGCGCTGGACCTTGCC ATCATTTTCCTTTCGTGTGTGTTGAAAAGCAAGATAAGACGGGCCTTGGGATTTGTCGCTGAAGCCAAAGAGAGCCCTGACACCCAAGCCCTTTTGACCTgtgcagagaaagaggaagaaaaccaGGAGGTGCAGAACAAGGACAAG AATTCAGAGTGGGTGCCTCTCACCACAATGTCGCACCGCAAGTCGCTGAAGACAATGGCAGCAATCAGTCGCTACATGGAGCTGACCATTGAGCCCGTGCAGCAG GCAGGCTGCAGTGCCACCAGGCTGCCCGGTGACGGACAGACGACCATTGGAGATGCAGCCCTGCAGGAGCCCCCCTCTTACCCACCTGTTCAGGTCATCCGGGCCCGAGTGTCTTCCAGCAGCTCCTCCGAAGTCTCCTCCATCAACTCTGACCTGGAG CAGAAGTATTGGGAGGCCCTAAACTCCGAGCAG TGGGACCCTGAAGATGTGAACCTTGAAAAGACACAAAGCCAGCATGGAGATGCGTGGATCCCAGATGCAAGGGGTTTCTTTGAGACCAGCAGACTTGACCTCTGA
- the TMEM44 gene encoding transmembrane protein 44 isoform X2 — protein sequence MGEAPSPAPALWDWDYLNRCFARHRVCISFGLWICASSCWIAAHALLLYLRCAKKSGQGQSALCAACCLLTSLCNTIGAILARQLTIQVFTGAYLAAIDLLNFIFILFPVCGPEVKSSSDRGARDRKRRQRLRASVFALALPLSLGPCWVLWATVPKASVPVRGAQRRLLASLLQENTELLGYLLGSIAAVGSWASQIPPLSRIGKTFSSIHLWTRLLSALAGLLYASAIVAHDRRPEYLLRAIPWFLTSLGRAALDLAIIFLSCVLKSKIRRALGFVAEAKESPDTQALLTCAEKEEENQEVQNKDKNSEWVPLTTMSHRKSLKTMAAISRYMELTIEPVQQAGCSATRLPGDGQTTIGDAALQEPPSYPPVQVIRARVSSSSSSEVSSINSDLEFLRVTLEQHPFSKSIWNVSGGCQGLSHWWPWPLTRAWGCWFMPRRLSLLHTVISPLRPSPSDLRMFLK from the exons ATGGGAGAGGCGCCCAGCCCCGCGCCCGCGCTCTGGGACTGGGACTACCTGAACCGCTGCTTCGCCCGCCACCGCGTCTGCATCTCCTTTGGCCTGTGGATCTGCGCCTCCTCCTGCTGGATCGCCGCCCACGCGCT GCTTCTCTATCTGAGATGTGCAAAGAAGTCTGGACAGGGCCAGTCGGCACTGTGTGCTGCGTGCTGCCTCCTGACCAGTCTGTGCAACACCATCGGGGCTATTCTAGCCAGACAGCTCACCATCCAG GTTTTCACTGGTGCCTACTTAGCCGCCATTGACTTGCTGAACTTTATATTCATTCTATTCCCAGTCTGTGGACCCGAAGTCAAGTCCAGTTCAG ATCGTGGTGCCCGAGACAGGAAGAGGAGGCAGCGGCTCAGGGCCAGTGTATTTGCCCTGGCCCTGCCACTGAGCCTGGGCCCATGCTGGGTTCTCTGGGCCACTGTCCCAAAGGCTTCAGTGCCCGTCCGGGGGGCACAGAGGAGATTGCTGGCGAGCCTGCTACAG GAAAATACTGAACTCCTTGGCTACCTGCTGGGCAGCATCGCTGCCGTGGGCTCCTGGGCTTCCCAGATCCCCCCACTCTCCAGAATC GGGAAGACGTTTTCCTCCATCCACCTGTGGACCCGGCTTCTGTCGGCCTTGGCTGGCCTCCTCTACGCCTCGGCCATTGTGGCCCATGACCGGCGGCCCGAGTACCTGCTGCGGGCCATACCCTGGTTCCTGACCTCCCTCGGCCGAGCTGCGCTGGACCTTGCC ATCATTTTCCTTTCGTGTGTGTTGAAAAGCAAGATAAGACGGGCCTTGGGATTTGTCGCTGAAGCCAAAGAGAGCCCTGACACCCAAGCCCTTTTGACCTgtgcagagaaagaggaagaaaaccaGGAGGTGCAGAACAAGGACAAG AATTCAGAGTGGGTGCCTCTCACCACAATGTCGCACCGCAAGTCGCTGAAGACAATGGCAGCAATCAGTCGCTACATGGAGCTGACCATTGAGCCCGTGCAGCAG GCAGGCTGCAGTGCCACCAGGCTGCCCGGTGACGGACAGACGACCATTGGAGATGCAGCCCTGCAGGAGCCCCCCTCTTACCCACCTGTTCAGGTCATCCGGGCCCGAGTGTCTTCCAGCAGCTCCTCCGAAGTCTCCTCCATCAACTCTGACCTGGAG TTCCTCAGAGTCACATTGGAACAGCAtcctttctccaaatccatctggAACGTGAGTGGTGGCTGCCAAGGCCTTTCCCACTGGTGGCCCTGGCCTTTGACAAGAGCTTGGGGATGCTGGTTTATGCCACGCCGCCTGTCACTTTTACACACCGTGATTTCTCCTTTGAGGCCCTCTCCTTCTGATCTGAGGATGTTTCTAAAGTGA
- the TMEM44 gene encoding transmembrane protein 44 isoform X1 produces the protein MGEAPSPAPALWDWDYLNRCFARHRVCISFGLWICASSCWIAAHALLLYLRCAKKSGQGQSALCAACCLLTSLCNTIGAILARQLTIQVFTGAYLAAIDLLNFIFILFPVCGPEVKSSSDRGARDRKRRQRLRASVFALALPLSLGPCWVLWATVPKASVPVRGAQRRLLASLLQENTELLGYLLGSIAAVGSWASQIPPLSRICQGKTFSSIHLWTRLLSALAGLLYASAIVAHDRRPEYLLRAIPWFLTSLGRAALDLAIIFLSCVLKSKIRRALGFVAEAKESPDTQALLTCAEKEEENQEVQNKDKNSEWVPLTTMSHRKSLKTMAAISRYMELTIEPVQQAGCSATRLPGDGQTTIGDAALQEPPSYPPVQVIRARVSSSSSSEVSSINSDLEFLRVTLEQHPFSKSIWNVSGGCQGLSHWWPWPLTRAWGCWFMPRRLSLLHTVISPLRPSPSDLRMFLK, from the exons ATGGGAGAGGCGCCCAGCCCCGCGCCCGCGCTCTGGGACTGGGACTACCTGAACCGCTGCTTCGCCCGCCACCGCGTCTGCATCTCCTTTGGCCTGTGGATCTGCGCCTCCTCCTGCTGGATCGCCGCCCACGCGCT GCTTCTCTATCTGAGATGTGCAAAGAAGTCTGGACAGGGCCAGTCGGCACTGTGTGCTGCGTGCTGCCTCCTGACCAGTCTGTGCAACACCATCGGGGCTATTCTAGCCAGACAGCTCACCATCCAG GTTTTCACTGGTGCCTACTTAGCCGCCATTGACTTGCTGAACTTTATATTCATTCTATTCCCAGTCTGTGGACCCGAAGTCAAGTCCAGTTCAG ATCGTGGTGCCCGAGACAGGAAGAGGAGGCAGCGGCTCAGGGCCAGTGTATTTGCCCTGGCCCTGCCACTGAGCCTGGGCCCATGCTGGGTTCTCTGGGCCACTGTCCCAAAGGCTTCAGTGCCCGTCCGGGGGGCACAGAGGAGATTGCTGGCGAGCCTGCTACAG GAAAATACTGAACTCCTTGGCTACCTGCTGGGCAGCATCGCTGCCGTGGGCTCCTGGGCTTCCCAGATCCCCCCACTCTCCAGAATC TGCCAGGGGAAGACGTTTTCCTCCATCCACCTGTGGACCCGGCTTCTGTCGGCCTTGGCTGGCCTCCTCTACGCCTCGGCCATTGTGGCCCATGACCGGCGGCCCGAGTACCTGCTGCGGGCCATACCCTGGTTCCTGACCTCCCTCGGCCGAGCTGCGCTGGACCTTGCC ATCATTTTCCTTTCGTGTGTGTTGAAAAGCAAGATAAGACGGGCCTTGGGATTTGTCGCTGAAGCCAAAGAGAGCCCTGACACCCAAGCCCTTTTGACCTgtgcagagaaagaggaagaaaaccaGGAGGTGCAGAACAAGGACAAG AATTCAGAGTGGGTGCCTCTCACCACAATGTCGCACCGCAAGTCGCTGAAGACAATGGCAGCAATCAGTCGCTACATGGAGCTGACCATTGAGCCCGTGCAGCAG GCAGGCTGCAGTGCCACCAGGCTGCCCGGTGACGGACAGACGACCATTGGAGATGCAGCCCTGCAGGAGCCCCCCTCTTACCCACCTGTTCAGGTCATCCGGGCCCGAGTGTCTTCCAGCAGCTCCTCCGAAGTCTCCTCCATCAACTCTGACCTGGAG TTCCTCAGAGTCACATTGGAACAGCAtcctttctccaaatccatctggAACGTGAGTGGTGGCTGCCAAGGCCTTTCCCACTGGTGGCCCTGGCCTTTGACAAGAGCTTGGGGATGCTGGTTTATGCCACGCCGCCTGTCACTTTTACACACCGTGATTTCTCCTTTGAGGCCCTCTCCTTCTGATCTGAGGATGTTTCTAAAGTGA
- the TMEM44 gene encoding transmembrane protein 44 isoform X5 codes for MTPVFCLHPCHPRLLYLRCAKKSGQGQSALCAACCLLTSLCNTIGAILARQLTIQVFTGAYLAAIDLLNFIFILFPVCGPEVKSSSDRGARDRKRRQRLRASVFALALPLSLGPCWVLWATVPKASVPVRGAQRRLLASLLQENTELLGYLLGSIAAVGSWASQIPPLSRICQGKTFSSIHLWTRLLSALAGLLYASAIVAHDRRPEYLLRAIPWFLTSLGRAALDLAIIFLSCVLKSKIRRALGFVAEAKESPDTQALLTCAEKEEENQEVQNKDKNSEWVPLTTMSHRKSLKTMAAISRYMELTIEPVQQAGCSATRLPGDGQTTIGDAALQEPPSYPPVQVIRARVSSSSSSEVSSINSDLEFLRVTLEQHPFSKSIWNVSGGCQGLSHWWPWPLTRAWGCWFMPRRLSLLHTVISPLRPSPSDLRMFLK; via the exons ATGACTCCTGTGTTCTGTCTGCACCCCTGTCACCCTAGGCTTCTCTATCTGAGATGTGCAAAGAAGTCTGGACAGGGCCAGTCGGCACTGTGTGCTGCGTGCTGCCTCCTGACCAGTCTGTGCAACACCATCGGGGCTATTCTAGCCAGACAGCTCACCATCCAG GTTTTCACTGGTGCCTACTTAGCCGCCATTGACTTGCTGAACTTTATATTCATTCTATTCCCAGTCTGTGGACCCGAAGTCAAGTCCAGTTCAG ATCGTGGTGCCCGAGACAGGAAGAGGAGGCAGCGGCTCAGGGCCAGTGTATTTGCCCTGGCCCTGCCACTGAGCCTGGGCCCATGCTGGGTTCTCTGGGCCACTGTCCCAAAGGCTTCAGTGCCCGTCCGGGGGGCACAGAGGAGATTGCTGGCGAGCCTGCTACAG GAAAATACTGAACTCCTTGGCTACCTGCTGGGCAGCATCGCTGCCGTGGGCTCCTGGGCTTCCCAGATCCCCCCACTCTCCAGAATC TGCCAGGGGAAGACGTTTTCCTCCATCCACCTGTGGACCCGGCTTCTGTCGGCCTTGGCTGGCCTCCTCTACGCCTCGGCCATTGTGGCCCATGACCGGCGGCCCGAGTACCTGCTGCGGGCCATACCCTGGTTCCTGACCTCCCTCGGCCGAGCTGCGCTGGACCTTGCC ATCATTTTCCTTTCGTGTGTGTTGAAAAGCAAGATAAGACGGGCCTTGGGATTTGTCGCTGAAGCCAAAGAGAGCCCTGACACCCAAGCCCTTTTGACCTgtgcagagaaagaggaagaaaaccaGGAGGTGCAGAACAAGGACAAG AATTCAGAGTGGGTGCCTCTCACCACAATGTCGCACCGCAAGTCGCTGAAGACAATGGCAGCAATCAGTCGCTACATGGAGCTGACCATTGAGCCCGTGCAGCAG GCAGGCTGCAGTGCCACCAGGCTGCCCGGTGACGGACAGACGACCATTGGAGATGCAGCCCTGCAGGAGCCCCCCTCTTACCCACCTGTTCAGGTCATCCGGGCCCGAGTGTCTTCCAGCAGCTCCTCCGAAGTCTCCTCCATCAACTCTGACCTGGAG TTCCTCAGAGTCACATTGGAACAGCAtcctttctccaaatccatctggAACGTGAGTGGTGGCTGCCAAGGCCTTTCCCACTGGTGGCCCTGGCCTTTGACAAGAGCTTGGGGATGCTGGTTTATGCCACGCCGCCTGTCACTTTTACACACCGTGATTTCTCCTTTGAGGCCCTCTCCTTCTGATCTGAGGATGTTTCTAAAGTGA